In one window of Chitinophagales bacterium DNA:
- a CDS encoding DUF559 domain-containing protein encodes MIDFYAPCKKIAIELDGEVHNWGRAAITDSEKERFLQNLGITILRFENKWIFDDPDYVINIIKASVTAVNKQ; translated from the coding sequence ATTATTGATTTTTATGCTCCATGCAAAAAAATAGCAATAGAACTTGATGGTGAAGTACATAATTGGGGCAGAGCAGCAATAACTGATTCAGAAAAAGAGCGCTTTCTTCAAAATTTAGGAATCACTATACTCAGATTTGAGAATAAATGGATTTTCGATGACCCAGATTATGTGATCAACATTATCAAAGCATCAGTGACTGCTGTTAACAAACAATAA
- a CDS encoding DUF559 domain-containing protein, with amino-acid sequence MTPLNNRKYLKVFRRKLRSNGTSAEAVLWTYLKGKKIAGIKFRRQHSIGN; translated from the coding sequence ATGACACCGCTAAACAATCGAAAATACCTTAAAGTCTTTCGTAGGAAATTAAGAAGCAACGGCACAAGCGCTGAAGCAGTATTGTGGACTTATTTAAAAGGGAAAAAGATTGCAGGCATTAAATTCAGAAGGCAGCATAGTATTGGTAACTAA